In a genomic window of Candidatus Thiothrix sulfatifontis:
- the modC gene encoding molybdenum ABC transporter ATP-binding protein, with the protein MSNTPHDNLHARFQLAFSGFQLETDLQLPGRGVTALFGHSGSGKTTLLRCIAGLQRPDSGFLQVRGQVWQDSAKGVFLPTHQRPLGYVFQEASLFPHLTARKNIDYGRKRAAQSANDAELAAIVEMLGIEHLLDKIPAQLSGGERQRVGIARALALKPQVLLMDEPLAALDLKRKQEILPFLERLHRELDIPILYVTHSPQEVTQLADHLVVLEAGKVVASGALAEVLTRLDSPMAQGKEASSVLQVKVWDHEPEFHLSHVGFAGGVISLPYQQATAVGTPLRLRIDARDVSLTLQQPAQTSILNVLPASITGMAQPVAGQVMVRLNLGGVPLLAHITQKSAVQLGLKVGMAVFAQIKATAIV; encoded by the coding sequence ATGAGTAATACACCGCACGACAACCTACACGCGCGTTTCCAACTGGCTTTCAGTGGCTTCCAGTTGGAAACCGATTTGCAATTGCCGGGGCGGGGCGTAACCGCATTGTTCGGGCATTCCGGCTCTGGCAAAACCACCTTGCTGCGCTGCATTGCCGGGTTGCAACGCCCGGACAGTGGTTTCCTGCAAGTGCGCGGGCAGGTGTGGCAAGACAGCGCGAAGGGCGTGTTTTTGCCGACGCACCAACGCCCATTGGGGTACGTGTTTCAGGAGGCCAGCCTGTTTCCGCATCTGACCGCTCGCAAGAACATTGATTATGGGCGCAAACGTGCCGCGCAATCCGCCAATGATGCCGAATTGGCAGCGATTGTGGAGATGTTGGGGATTGAACATTTGCTGGACAAAATCCCCGCGCAACTCTCCGGCGGTGAACGCCAGCGGGTCGGCATTGCCCGCGCCCTTGCCCTCAAGCCGCAAGTGTTGCTGATGGATGAACCACTTGCTGCGCTCGACCTCAAGCGCAAGCAGGAAATTCTGCCGTTTCTGGAACGCTTGCACCGCGAACTCGACATTCCGATTTTGTACGTAACGCATTCGCCGCAGGAAGTGACCCAGCTTGCCGACCATCTGGTGGTGCTGGAAGCGGGCAAGGTGGTGGCTTCGGGCGCATTGGCGGAGGTGTTGACGCGGCTGGATTCGCCGATGGCGCAAGGCAAAGAAGCCTCCAGCGTGTTGCAGGTGAAAGTGTGGGATCATGAGCCGGAATTTCACCTCAGTCACGTCGGTTTTGCGGGGGGCGTGATCAGCTTGCCTTACCAGCAGGCAACCGCCGTGGGTACACCGTTGCGCTTGCGCATTGATGCCCGCGATGTCAGTTTGACGCTGCAACAACCGGCGCAAACCAGCATCCTTAACGTGTTGCCCGCCAGTATTACCGGCATGGCGCAACCCGTGGCGGGGCAGGTGATGGTGCGTTTGAACCTGGGTGGCGTGCCATTGCTGGCACACATTACCCAGAAATCAGCGGTGCAACTGGGGTTGAAGGTGGGAATGGCGGTGTTTGCGCAGATCAAGGCCACCGCGATTGTGTGA
- the modB gene encoding molybdate ABC transporter permease subunit — protein MLSPSDWSAVWLTFKLASLTTLILLLIGTPLAWHLARTRRWWKAPLSAVVALPIVLPPTVLGFYLLITMGPKGPIGQLTSALGLGTLPFTFTGLLVASVFYSLPFVVQPIQNAFETLDMRLMEAASTLRAKPLDAFFSVALPMARPGFLTACILGFAHTVGEFGVVLMIGGNIPDKTRVVSVQIYDHVESMEYAQAHWLAGGMVVFSFIVLLLMYTLNRGIRMSKI, from the coding sequence ATGCTATCCCCCAGCGATTGGTCAGCCGTTTGGCTGACCTTCAAACTTGCCAGCCTCACGACCCTGATTCTGTTGCTGATTGGTACGCCGTTGGCATGGCATCTGGCGCGTACCCGCCGCTGGTGGAAAGCCCCTTTGAGTGCGGTGGTGGCTTTACCGATTGTATTGCCGCCTACCGTGCTGGGTTTTTACCTGCTGATCACAATGGGGCCAAAAGGCCCGATTGGGCAGTTGACCAGTGCTTTGGGGTTGGGGACATTACCGTTTACTTTTACTGGCTTGCTGGTGGCTTCGGTGTTCTATTCGTTGCCGTTTGTGGTGCAACCCATCCAGAATGCGTTTGAAACGCTGGATATGCGGCTGATGGAGGCGGCAAGCACGCTGCGGGCAAAACCGTTAGATGCGTTTTTCAGCGTGGCATTACCGATGGCGCGACCCGGTTTTCTCACCGCTTGTATTCTGGGATTTGCGCATACCGTGGGCGAATTCGGTGTGGTGTTAATGATTGGTGGCAATATTCCCGACAAAACCCGCGTGGTATCAGTACAGATTTATGACCATGTGGAGTCGATGGAATACGCGCAAGCGCATTGGCTGGCAGGCGGCATGGTGGTGTTTTCCTTCATCGTGTTGTTGTTGATGTATACGCTTAACCGTGGAATCAGGATGTCAAAAATATGA
- the modA gene encoding molybdate ABC transporter substrate-binding protein, giving the protein MKLFKQTLLTAVIACSTASAWADEVQVAVASNFTKPLEAIAEKFKAASGHELKISAGATGKLYAQIENGAPFEVFISADSKTPKKLVEAKMAEADSQFTYAFGTLVVWSSKEGYVDDKGDVLKKGEFQHLAIANPKTAPYGEAGMAVMEKLGLTAAITPKLVTGENITQTYDFVSTGNAELGFVALSQVSKANKLKSGSAWVVPQEMYKPLSQDAVLLSKGKDSAAAKALLEFLKGDDAQAIMTSYGYALPKKDEVK; this is encoded by the coding sequence ATGAAACTGTTCAAACAAACTCTGCTTACCGCCGTTATCGCTTGCAGCACTGCCAGTGCGTGGGCGGATGAAGTGCAAGTCGCCGTTGCTTCCAACTTCACCAAGCCGCTGGAAGCCATTGCGGAAAAATTCAAAGCTGCCAGCGGGCATGAATTGAAAATCTCCGCAGGTGCAACGGGCAAGCTGTACGCCCAGATCGAAAACGGCGCACCGTTTGAAGTATTCATTTCCGCCGACAGCAAGACCCCGAAAAAGCTGGTTGAAGCCAAAATGGCAGAAGCTGATAGCCAGTTCACCTATGCTTTCGGCACGCTGGTCGTGTGGAGTAGCAAGGAAGGCTATGTGGACGACAAGGGTGACGTGCTAAAAAAGGGCGAATTCCAGCATCTGGCGATTGCCAACCCCAAAACGGCCCCTTACGGTGAAGCGGGCATGGCGGTGATGGAAAAGCTGGGGCTGACTGCTGCCATCACGCCTAAACTGGTGACGGGCGAAAACATTACCCAGACGTATGATTTCGTTTCCACTGGCAATGCGGAACTGGGTTTTGTTGCCCTGTCACAGGTATCCAAAGCCAACAAACTCAAGTCCGGTTCTGCTTGGGTTGTGCCACAGGAAATGTACAAACCCTTGTCGCAAGATGCTGTCCTGTTAAGCAAAGGCAAGGATAGCGCCGCTGCCAAAGCCCTGCTGGAATTCCTCAAAGGGGATGATGCACAGGCGATCATGACCAGCTATGGTTACGCCTTACCGAAAAAAGACGAGGTGAAATAA
- a CDS encoding TOBE domain-containing protein — MKTITMQMQQLMATPLRHGRRWDYLELLERIDATGSISAASKAMGMSYKAAWEAVLMVNNLSEEPVVERQAGGQHGGGTNLTAYGRRMVMVYRHMEKEHARILSQLGQVADNFEQYFQLIRRFDMQTSSRNQFLGTVTHVTNGPVNSEVILDIGGGDELVAVITHNSVEHLGLAPGVQAYALVKAPWVILTKDDGKIKTSARNHLRGTIVSLQEGAVNAEVIIELPGGKTVTAIITNDSVQDMELKVGDKASALIKASHIILAVSN, encoded by the coding sequence ATGAAAACCATCACCATGCAAATGCAACAACTGATGGCAACCCCACTGCGCCACGGGCGACGCTGGGACTATCTGGAATTACTGGAACGCATTGATGCCACTGGCTCGATCTCCGCCGCTTCCAAAGCGATGGGCATGAGCTACAAAGCCGCGTGGGAAGCGGTGTTAATGGTCAACAACCTGTCAGAAGAACCCGTGGTCGAGCGGCAAGCTGGCGGACAACACGGCGGCGGAACCAACCTGACGGCTTACGGGCGGCGCATGGTGATGGTTTACCGCCACATGGAAAAAGAACACGCCCGCATCCTCTCCCAATTAGGGCAGGTGGCGGACAATTTCGAGCAATATTTTCAACTGATCAGGAGATTCGATATGCAAACTAGCAGCCGTAACCAATTCTTAGGCACTGTTACCCACGTAACCAACGGGCCGGTCAATTCCGAAGTTATCCTCGACATCGGCGGCGGTGACGAACTCGTTGCCGTTATTACCCATAACAGTGTTGAGCACCTTGGCCTTGCGCCCGGCGTGCAAGCCTACGCGCTGGTCAAAGCCCCGTGGGTGATCCTCACCAAAGACGATGGCAAGATCAAAACCAGCGCCCGCAACCATTTGCGCGGCACGATCGTCAGCTTGCAGGAAGGCGCGGTCAATGCCGAAGTCATCATTGAATTACCCGGTGGCAAAACCGTCACCGCGATTATTACCAACGACAGCGTGCAGGATATGGAGCTGAAAGTCGGGGACAAAGCCAGTGCCCTGATCAAGGCATCGCACATTATCCTTGCTGTATCCAACTAA
- the modD gene encoding ModD protein yields MMYFSDDELDHLIREDVPFLDLTTHVTGIGAAKGSIRYITREPTVICCTEEALRIFQKLGLFTLSLLPSGSVVPAGTVVMEAQGSAQAIHAAWRVALNLLEYASGIATRTHKMVERVQQVAPHVSVVTTRKSTPWAKKMTLKAILSGGALPHRLGLSETVLVFDEHIRFMADFDTFLSQVSILKARLGEKMVVAEAHTHDTALKLAQAGVDMVQLDKLDIEETRRVTAAIKTACPQVKVAIAGGIHLDNAAAYAATGVDMLVTSSLYFGKPADIKADIQKIN; encoded by the coding sequence ATGATGTATTTCAGTGACGACGAACTAGACCACCTCATCCGCGAAGACGTGCCGTTTCTGGATTTGACCACGCACGTCACCGGCATTGGCGCAGCAAAGGGAAGCATCCGTTATATCACCCGCGAGCCAACGGTCATTTGTTGCACCGAAGAAGCACTGCGCATCTTCCAGAAACTTGGCTTGTTCACCCTCAGTCTATTGCCTTCGGGCAGTGTTGTTCCCGCCGGGACGGTGGTGATGGAAGCCCAAGGCAGTGCGCAAGCCATCCACGCGGCATGGCGGGTTGCGCTTAACCTGCTGGAATACGCCTCTGGCATTGCCACCCGTACCCATAAAATGGTGGAACGGGTTCAGCAGGTTGCGCCCCACGTTTCAGTGGTGACGACCCGCAAAAGTACCCCTTGGGCAAAGAAAATGACACTCAAAGCCATCCTCAGTGGTGGTGCATTGCCACATCGACTGGGCTTGTCTGAAACCGTACTGGTGTTTGATGAACATATCCGCTTCATGGCGGACTTCGACACTTTCCTGTCTCAGGTCAGCATCCTGAAAGCGCGTCTGGGCGAAAAAATGGTGGTGGCGGAAGCACACACTCACGATACCGCCCTCAAACTGGCTCAAGCAGGGGTTGACATGGTTCAACTGGACAAATTGGACATTGAAGAAACCCGGCGTGTAACGGCTGCCATTAAAACCGCTTGCCCACAAGTCAAAGTGGCGATTGCGGGCGGTATCCATCTGGACAACGCCGCAGCCTACGCCGCCACGGGCGTGGACATGCTGGTGACTTCATCCTTGTATTTCGGCAAACCCGCCGACATCAAGGCCGACATCCAGAAAATCAACTAG
- a CDS encoding molybdopterin molybdotransferase MoeA: protein MSNTLKPAISCDTMPQGTLSVEQAQARILESITPLHDTETVALLQAGGRMLAQPVYAQMNVPPHTNSAMDGYALRHADLAEGAWLKIFGSSFAGRPFAGVVQAGECVRIMTGAVLPAGADTVVMQENVQCEDHAIHVSGKLSVGENVRHAGEDSKVGDLLLVARHKLNAADIGLLASQGIANVAVIRHLRVAFCSTGDELKILGDTLQPGDIYDSNRYILHTLLQKLDVEMFNLGVVRDTRESVEMVFRHARDMADVFITSGGVSVGEADYVTDTLKSMGQVNFWKIAFKPGKPLAFGTLGNCLFFGLPGNPVLVMATFLLFVRPAILALRGETVSLVPEYTAICDTPLKKEPGRKDYQRGICERDSSGQWHVRTTGNQGSHVLRSMSQANCFIVLPLEWGNVEAGTAVTIIPFEGLM from the coding sequence ATGAGTAACACCCTGAAACCAGCCATTTCCTGTGACACCATGCCGCAAGGCACACTCAGTGTTGAACAAGCGCAAGCACGGATACTGGAAAGCATTACGCCACTGCATGACACTGAAACGGTAGCGTTGCTGCAAGCGGGTGGACGTATGCTTGCCCAGCCCGTCTATGCGCAGATGAATGTCCCGCCCCATACCAATTCCGCGATGGATGGTTATGCCCTGCGCCATGCCGATCTTGCGGAAGGCGCGTGGTTGAAGATTTTCGGTAGCTCTTTCGCGGGTCGTCCCTTTGCTGGTGTGGTGCAGGCGGGCGAATGTGTACGCATCATGACAGGCGCGGTTTTGCCCGCTGGCGCAGATACTGTGGTCATGCAGGAAAATGTGCAGTGTGAAGATCATGCCATCCACGTTTCTGGCAAGCTCTCTGTCGGTGAAAACGTCCGCCATGCCGGGGAAGACAGCAAGGTTGGTGATCTGCTGCTGGTTGCCAGGCATAAACTGAATGCCGCTGACATTGGCTTGCTGGCTTCCCAAGGGATTGCCAATGTTGCGGTGATCCGCCATCTGCGCGTGGCGTTCTGCTCCACGGGCGACGAACTCAAAATCCTTGGTGATACCCTGCAACCCGGCGATATTTACGATAGTAACCGCTATATCCTCCACACCTTGCTGCAAAAGCTGGATGTGGAAATGTTCAATCTGGGTGTGGTGCGCGATACACGCGAATCCGTGGAAATGGTTTTCCGCCATGCACGCGATATGGCAGATGTCTTTATCACCAGTGGTGGCGTATCTGTTGGCGAAGCGGATTATGTCACCGACACTCTGAAAAGCATGGGGCAAGTCAATTTCTGGAAAATCGCCTTCAAACCGGGCAAACCGCTGGCATTTGGCACATTGGGCAATTGCCTGTTCTTCGGCTTGCCGGGGAATCCCGTGTTGGTAATGGCGACCTTCCTGCTGTTCGTGCGCCCTGCCATTCTCGCTTTGCGCGGGGAAACCGTGTCACTCGTGCCGGAATACACCGCTATTTGCGATACGCCACTGAAAAAAGAACCGGGGCGCAAAGATTACCAACGCGGCATTTGTGAGCGTGACAGCAGCGGGCAATGGCACGTCCGCACCACGGGCAACCAAGGTTCGCATGTGTTGCGTTCCATGAGCCAAGCCAACTGTTTTATTGTCTTGCCGCTTGAGTGGGGCAATGTGGAAGCGGGAACAGCGGTCACGATTATCCCGTTCGAGGGGCTGATGTGA
- a CDS encoding LysR family transcriptional regulator: MNTVPNIYHLRGRFWIESPQGTFLGQGRVALLERIREHGSISAAARSIEMSYRQAWALVNSMNTYSHTPLVSSATGGKGGGGARLTETGEKAIALYHAVRADFDAFLAKRSESLTL, from the coding sequence ATGAATACAGTACCCAACATCTACCACCTACGCGGACGCTTTTGGATCGAAAGTCCCCAAGGAACATTTCTCGGTCAAGGCCGTGTTGCCTTGCTGGAACGTATCCGCGAACACGGCTCAATCAGCGCAGCGGCGCGTTCGATCGAAATGTCCTACCGCCAAGCATGGGCACTCGTCAATTCAATGAACACATACAGCCACACGCCGCTGGTCAGCAGTGCCACGGGCGGGAAAGGTGGCGGCGGTGCACGTTTGACCGAAACGGGCGAAAAAGCCATTGCGCTTTACCATGCTGTCCGCGCTGATTTTGACGCTTTTCTGGCAAAACGTTCCGAATCCCTGACCCTGTAA
- a CDS encoding PDC sensor domain-containing protein, whose amino-acid sequence MSEMSYIQIIEHYHQHTASINELMGSILSGINDETLFQDEARQQKAIDCLMESYPFVDLLYTLDPSGQQLSHNVAPGNTLADQQGGVGKDRSHRPYFLQAKDSRATIVTAPYLSVASRSLCISAAVEVRSATDVLLGYIVLDIDLSRTIEFLMGDSQRRKFSVLFKSIYAAIALGLFSVVGLLFYFSLEELWSVFIPETGEHELHYTKPFGIIVYLTLALAIFDLAKTTLEEEVLMHKDIFRHSSTRRTITRFMSAILIAVSIEALLLMFKSVLGDGHMLAGAVEMMFSAAGLLVALGVYVFLGAKAEKAMVELRQNKLD is encoded by the coding sequence ATGTCCGAAATGAGCTACATCCAGATCATCGAGCATTACCACCAACACACCGCCTCGATCAACGAGCTGATGGGGTCTATCCTCAGCGGCATCAACGACGAAACCTTGTTTCAAGATGAGGCTCGCCAACAGAAAGCCATTGATTGCCTTATGGAAAGTTACCCGTTTGTGGACTTGCTCTACACCCTCGACCCCAGCGGGCAGCAACTCAGCCACAATGTCGCCCCCGGCAACACCTTGGCTGATCAGCAAGGTGGCGTGGGCAAAGACCGCAGCCATCGCCCGTATTTTCTGCAAGCCAAAGACAGCCGTGCCACCATCGTTACTGCACCGTATTTGTCGGTTGCCAGCCGCAGTTTGTGCATTTCAGCGGCGGTGGAGGTGCGTTCTGCCACCGATGTATTGCTGGGTTACATCGTGCTGGACATTGATTTGTCACGCACCATCGAATTTTTGATGGGCGATTCGCAGCGGCGTAAGTTCAGTGTGCTGTTTAAGAGCATCTACGCCGCGATTGCGCTGGGCTTGTTCAGCGTGGTCGGGCTGCTGTTCTATTTTTCGCTGGAAGAATTGTGGTCAGTATTCATACCGGAAACAGGCGAACACGAGCTGCATTACACCAAGCCATTCGGGATTATTGTTTACCTGACGCTGGCACTGGCAATTTTCGACCTCGCCAAAACCACGCTGGAAGAGGAAGTGTTGATGCACAAGGACATTTTCCGCCACAGCTCCACCCGCCGCACCATTACGCGCTTTATGTCGGCTATCCTGATTGCGGTGTCGATTGAGGCATTGCTGCTGATGTTTAAATCGGTGCTGGGCGACGGGCACATGTTGGCAGGCGCGGTGGAAATGATGTTTTCGGCAGCAGGTTTGCTGGTCGCGCTGGGTGTGTATGTGTTCTTGGGCGCAAAGGCGGAAAAGGCGATGGTGGAATTGCGCCAGAATAAGCTGGATTAA
- the atzF gene encoding allophanate hydrolase has product MAMPTLNLTIPALHTAYRSGTLTPAQLLDELLLRCDSYAEHNIWITRLSRAQLQPYLEALAGHSPDTLPLYGVPFVIKDNIDLAAIPTTAGCAEFAYVPSEDAFVVAQLLKAGAIPLGKTNLDQFATGLVGVRSPWGACRNSFNPDYLSGGSSSGSAVAVALGLVTFALGTDTAGSGRVPAAFNNIVGLKPSKGLLSTRGVVPACRSLDCVSIFATTTDDAAQVLGLATQFDAQDAYARQNVDSNRRNYGVPAKPTFRFAVPLAEQLQFFGNASAQACFAAAVEQLKNLGGECQRLDFTPFLQAAKLLYEGPWVAERRIATADVDPAAMLPVIREILAGQVDAKAEDLFGAQYQLQAYIQQVTPILAHFDCLLTPTAGTLYTIAEVEADPIRLNSHLGYYTNFMNLLDCAAVALPAGFMENGLPFGVTLFARAFSDNRLLSLANCWQQALQLPLGATGLALPASTAPVAGVDDRVEVVVCGAHLQGLPLNWQLTERGGELVAKTYSAACYRLYALAGGPPFRPGMVRDEADGRAIEVEIWRLPTAQFGSFVAGIPAPLGIGKVELADGRWYSGFICEPYALASATDITQLGGWRAYMAAG; this is encoded by the coding sequence ATGGCAATGCCGACACTCAACCTGACGATTCCGGCACTGCATACGGCTTATCGCAGCGGCACATTAACGCCTGCGCAATTGCTGGATGAACTGCTGCTTCGTTGTGACAGCTATGCTGAGCACAATATCTGGATCACGCGCCTGAGCCGGGCGCAGCTTCAGCCTTATCTGGAGGCGCTGGCAGGGCATAGCCCGGATACCTTGCCCTTGTATGGCGTGCCGTTTGTGATCAAGGACAATATCGACCTTGCCGCGATTCCGACCACGGCGGGGTGCGCCGAGTTTGCTTACGTGCCATCCGAGGATGCGTTTGTGGTGGCGCAATTGCTAAAAGCGGGGGCGATTCCGTTGGGGAAAACCAATCTGGATCAGTTTGCGACTGGCTTGGTGGGGGTACGTTCGCCGTGGGGGGCGTGCCGCAACAGTTTCAACCCGGACTACCTGTCTGGCGGGTCGAGTTCTGGTTCGGCGGTGGCAGTAGCGTTGGGGCTGGTAACGTTTGCCTTGGGGACGGATACCGCCGGTTCGGGGCGAGTGCCTGCGGCATTCAACAATATTGTGGGGCTGAAACCCAGCAAGGGTTTGCTGAGTACGCGCGGGGTTGTGCCAGCCTGCCGCAGTCTGGATTGTGTGAGTATTTTTGCCACCACCACCGATGATGCGGCGCAAGTGTTGGGGCTGGCTACCCAGTTTGATGCACAAGATGCCTATGCCCGCCAGAATGTGGATAGCAATCGGCGCAATTACGGTGTGCCTGCCAAACCCACGTTCCGTTTTGCCGTTCCGTTGGCAGAGCAATTGCAATTCTTTGGCAATGCCAGTGCGCAAGCCTGTTTTGCGGCGGCGGTGGAGCAATTGAAAAATCTGGGCGGCGAATGCCAGCGGCTGGATTTTACCCCTTTCCTGCAAGCGGCAAAGCTGCTGTATGAAGGCCCGTGGGTGGCGGAACGGCGTATTGCTACCGCAGACGTTGATCCTGCGGCAATGTTGCCTGTCATCCGTGAGATTTTGGCTGGTCAGGTCGATGCGAAGGCGGAAGACCTATTCGGGGCGCAATACCAGTTGCAAGCCTACATCCAGCAGGTGACGCCGATTCTGGCGCATTTCGATTGCCTGCTGACGCCGACTGCCGGAACGCTGTACACCATTGCTGAAGTGGAAGCCGACCCGATCCGCCTCAACAGCCATCTGGGGTATTACACCAATTTCATGAATTTGCTGGATTGTGCAGCGGTGGCGCTGCCTGCGGGCTTTATGGAAAACGGTTTGCCGTTTGGCGTGACCTTGTTTGCGCGGGCGTTTAGCGACAACCGCTTGCTAAGTCTTGCCAATTGTTGGCAGCAAGCTTTGCAACTGCCCTTGGGGGCAACGGGTCTGGCATTGCCAGCTTCAACCGCGCCTGTGGCGGGTGTCGATGACCGGGTTGAGGTGGTGGTTTGTGGCGCACACTTGCAAGGTTTGCCGCTGAACTGGCAGTTGACCGAGCGCGGTGGCGAGTTGGTGGCGAAAACGTACAGCGCGGCCTGTTACCGCCTGTATGCCTTGGCAGGTGGCCCGCCATTCCGCCCCGGCATGGTCAGGGATGAAGCGGATGGCAGGGCGATTGAGGTGGAAATCTGGCGTTTGCCCACCGCGCAATTCGGCTCGTTTGTGGCGGGTATCCCCGCACCGCTGGGGATAGGCAAGGTGGAACTGGCTGATGGGCGCTGGTACAGCGGGTTTATTTGCGAGCCGTATGCGCTGGCAAGTGCGACCGATATTACGCAATTGGGGGGCTGGCGGGCGTATATGGCGGCTGGCTGA